From the genome of Mugil cephalus isolate CIBA_MC_2020 chromosome 2, CIBA_Mcephalus_1.1, whole genome shotgun sequence, one region includes:
- the LOC125000167 gene encoding elongation factor 1-alpha 1, whose protein sequence is MGKEKLHINIVVIGHVDSGKSTTTGHLIYKCGGIDKRTIEKFEKEAAEMGKGSFKYAWVLDKLKAERERGITIDISLWKFETSKYYVTIIDAPGHRDFIKNMITGTSQADCAVLIVAAGVGEFEAGISKNGQTREHALLAYTLGVKQLIVGINKMDSTEPNYSQKRYEEIVKEVSTYIKKIGYNPDTVAFVPISGWNGDNMLEPSPNMTWFKGWKINRKDGNASGTTLLEALDAIQPPTRPTDKPLRLPLQDVYKIGGIGTVPVGRVETGILKPGMVVTFAPVNVTTEVKSVEMHHEALTEALPGDNVGFNVKNVSVKDIRRGNVAGDSRNDPPQEAAGFTSQVIILNHPGQISAGYAPVLDCHTAHIACKFAELKEKIDRRSGKKLEDNPKFLKSGDAAIVDMVPGKPMCVESFSEYPPLGRFAVRDMRQTVAVGVIKGVEKKAPTSGKVTKSAQKAQKAK, encoded by the exons ATGGGGAAGGAGAAGCTCCACATAAACATTGTGGTAATAGGACATGTCGACTCCGGCAAGTCCACCACCACTGGACACCTCATCTACAAATGTGGGGGCATTGACAAAAGAACAATTGAGAAATTTGAGAAGGAAGCTGCAGAG ATGGGAAAGGGTTCCTTCAAATATGCCTGGGTTCTGGACAAACTGAAGGCTGAGCGTGAACGTGGCATCACCATTGATATTTCTCTCTGGAAGTTTGAGACCAGCAAGTACTATGTCACCATCATCGATGCTCCGGGACACAGGGACTTCATCAAGAACATGATCACTGGAACATCTCAG GCTGACTGCGCTGTGCTGATCGTTGCTGCGGGTGTAGGTGAGTTTGAAGCTGGCATTTCAAAGAATGGGCAGACCCGTGAACACGCCCTCCTTGCCTACACCCTGGGGGTGAAGCAGCTTATTGTGGGCATCAACAAGATGGACTCCACTGAACCCAACTACAGCCAGAAGCGCTATGAGGAAATTGTGAAGGAAGTCAGCACGTACATCAAGAAGATTGGTTATAACCCTGATACTGTGGCCTTCGTGCCCATTTCTGGCTGGAATGGAGACAACATGTTGGAACCCAGCCCTAAT ATGACTTGGTTCAAGGGTTGGAAGATTAACCGTAAAGACGGAAATGCCTCAGGCACCACACTGCTGGAGGCTCTGGATGCCATCCAACCTCCCACACGCCCCACTGACAAACCCCTCCGCCTGCCTCTGCAGGATGTCTATAAGATTGGAG GTATTGGTACTGTACCAGTGGGCCGAGTAGAGACAGGAATCCTAAAACCTGGTATGGTGGTGACCTTTGCCCCTGTCAACGTGACCACTGAAGTCAAGTCAGTGGAGATGCACCATGAGGCCCTGACTGAGGCGCTACCTGGCGATAACGTGGGCTTCAATGTAAAGAATGTGTCGGTGAAAGATATTCGCCGTGGCAACGTTGCTGGAGACAGCAGGAACGACCCACCACAGGAGGCGGCCGGCTTCACCTCTCAG GTGATTATCCTGAACCACCCTGGTCAGATCAGTGCTGGCTACGCCCCAGTGCTGGATTGCCACACTGCGCACATCGCATGCAAGTTTGCAGAGCTCAAGGAAAAGATCGACCGTCGCTCTGGGAAGAAGCTTGAGGACAATCCCAAGTTCTTGAAATCTGGAGATGCTGCCATTGTGGATATGGTGCCTGGCAAGCCCATGTGTGTCGAGAGCTTCTCAGAGTACCCACCACTGG GGCGGTTTGCTGTCCGTGACATGCGCCAAACGGTGGCAGTGGGAGTGATAAAAGGTGTGGAAAAGAAAGCCCCCACTAGTGGTAAGGTCACCAAGTCTGCACAGAAGGCACAGAAGGCCAAATGA